The following are encoded in a window of Phaseolus vulgaris cultivar G19833 chromosome 3, P. vulgaris v2.0, whole genome shotgun sequence genomic DNA:
- the LOC137806606 gene encoding probable LRR receptor-like serine/threonine-protein kinase At1g14390 isoform X2, giving the protein MKNLRACFPYLFPAIILVLVTPSSVAQLSPSENRILFQVQKLLEYPQALQGWTRWTNLCFLPPSSSLKIVCSNGHVTELTIIGNKTSPSSHTPKAGSWTSLQTLSGKFSIDSFFTVMTKLSNLKVLSLVSLGLWGPLPSKINRFLSLEMLNISSNLIYGEIPSSISSMMNLRSLVLANNLFNGSVPDLQSLTSLEELNLGGNKLGPEFPSVGKNLVTIILRSNSLRSHIPPQIVNFDKLQVFDVSSNDFFGNIPSFLMSMSSLHSLNLASNHLSGNLSVNMACSSSLTFVDISHNLLVGKLPACLGSMSSKATVLYSGNCLSTKRLNNQQHPSSFCKREGALAVKPPAKKLQNESKSGAKLGLVIGIIGGAVVIAGLLVFLIVFIFRKSNGERSNHKMDKSVANKYSATASPRPNGHIPQAMKQATLGLPPYRIFTSEEIEDSTNNFDPSNLIEEGSQGQLYKGWLRDGSVVLVNCIKIRQKGLPHSITQQIEVLSNLRHRHMVSVLGHCIITEQDHPLPTSTVFIVFEHISNVSLRDQLADGRKREMLKWPQRMAMSIGIARGVQFLHTGVAPGIYGNNLKIQNILLDDSLNTKVSRYSIPLPSKSAHNEHTATNHIGSTNNAEKEDIYQLGVILLEVITGKQIASPSEIEEMKDELENGSSEATSVLKSVIDPSLRGTYAYESMKTAVQITINCLSKVSSQRPSIEDVLWNLQYSMQVQESWTSSGNLSTKF; this is encoded by the exons ATGAAGAACCTGAGGGCTTGTTTCCCTTACCTGTTTCCTGCAATCATTCTTGTTCTGGTTACTCCTTCCTCGGTTGCTCAGCTATCACCAAGTGAGAATAGAATTCTATTCCAAGTTCAGAAGCTTCTTGAATATCCTCAAGCTCTTCAAGGTTGGACAAGATGGACCAACTTGTGCTTCCTCCCTCCCTCTTCTTCCCTCAAGATAGTTTGCTCAAATGGTCATGTGACAGAACTAACAATCATTGGAAACAAGACCTCCCCATCTTCACACACTCCCAAGGCAGGTTCCTGGACTTCCCTTCAAACACTTTCAGGAAAATTCTCCATCGATTCTTTCTTCACTGTCATGACAAAGCTTTCAAATTTGAAGGTGTTGTCCTTAGTGTCCTTGGGTTTGTGGGGCCCTTTACCATCCAAAATCAACAGGTTTTTGTCTTTGGAAATGCTAAACATTAGCTCAAATTTAATTTATGGGGAAATTCCATCATCTATATCCTCAATGATGAATCTAAGGAGTCTTGTTTTGGCTAATAATCTCTTCAATGGAAGTGTCCCTGATCTCCAAAGTTTAACTTCTCTTGAAGAGCTCAACTTGGGAGGTAACAAACTGGGTCCAGAATTCCCTTCAGTCGGAAAGAATCTTGTCACTATTATCTTGAGAAGTAATTCACTGAGATCTCATATTCCTCCACAAATTGTGAACTTTGACAAACTTCAGGTATTTGATGTCTCTTCCAATGACTTTTTTGGAAACATCCCGTCCTTTTTGATGTCTATGTCTTCCCTTCATTCCCTAAACTTGGCCTCAAACCATCTAAGTGGGAACCTCTCAGTGAATATGGCATGCAGTTCTTCACTAACATTTGTGGATATCTCACATAACCTTCTGGTAGGAAAATTGCCAGCCTGCCTTGGCTCAATGTCTTCAAAGGCCACAGTACTGTATTCTGGAAATTGTTTGTCAACCAAAAGGTTAAATAATCAACAACATCCCTCTTCTTTTTGCAAGAGAGAGGGAGCTTTGGCTGTTAAGCCTCCAGCTAAAAAGCTGCAGAATGAATCAAAGTCGGGTGCCAAACTAGGCCTAGTGATTGGAATAATTGGAGGAGCTGTAGTAATTGCTGGACTTCTGGTTTTTCTAATTGTGTTCATCTTTAGAAAGTccaatggagaaagatcaaatCATAAAATGGACAAATCTGTTGCAAATAAATATTCTGCCACTGCATCTCCAAGACCAAATG GACATATTCCTCAGGCAATGAAGCAAGCTACACTTGGACTGCCACCATACCGTATTTTCACATCAGAGGAAATTGAAGATTCAACAAATAACTTTGACCCATCAAATTTAATAGAAGAGGGATCACAGGGACAG CTATATAAAGGTTGGCTCAGAGATGGTTCAGTGGTCCTAGTTAATTGTATTAAAATAAGGCAGAAAGGTCTCCCCCACAGCATCACGCAGCAAATAGAGGTATTATCCAATTTGAGGCACAGGCATATGGTCAGTGTTCTAGGACACTGTATCATTACTGAACAGGATCATCCCCTACCAACAAGCACAGTCTTCATCGTATTTGAGCACATCTCAAATGTGTCATTGAGGGATCAACTTGCAG ATGGGAGGAAGAGGGAAATGCTGAAATGGCCACAAAGAATGGCAATGAGCATAGGCATTGCAAGAGGAGTCCAGTTCTTACACACAGGAGTTGCTCCTGGCATATATGGCAACAATTTAAAGATTCAGAACATTCTGTTGGATGATAGTCTCAATACAAAAGTCAGTAGATACAGCATTCCATTGCCATCCAAG AGTGCACATAATGAACACACTGCCACCAATCATATTGGCAG CACAAATAAtgcagaaaaagaagatatcTATCAGCTGGGTGTTATTCTTCTTGAAGTTATCACTGGCAAACAAATTGCTTCACCAAGTGAAATAGAGGAGATGAAGGATGAG CTGGAGAATGGTTCATCAGAAGCAACATCAGTTCTTAAAAGTGTAATTGATCCTTCACTGCGGGGAACTTATGCATATGAATCAATGAAGACTGCAGTTCAGATTACCATCAACTGTCTCTCCAAGGTTTCTAGCCAGCGTCCTTCAATAGAGGATGTTCTTTGGAATTTACAATACTCAATGCAAGTTCAAGAGTCATGGACCAGCAGCGGAAACCTCAGCACAAAATTCTAA
- the LOC137806606 gene encoding probable LRR receptor-like serine/threonine-protein kinase At1g14390 isoform X1, whose translation MKNLRACFPYLFPAIILVLVTPSSVAQLSPSENRILFQVQKLLEYPQALQGWTRWTNLCFLPPSSSLKIVCSNGHVTELTIIGNKTSPSSHTPKAGSWTSLQTLSGKFSIDSFFTVMTKLSNLKVLSLVSLGLWGPLPSKINRFLSLEMLNISSNLIYGEIPSSISSMMNLRSLVLANNLFNGSVPDLQSLTSLEELNLGGNKLGPEFPSVGKNLVTIILRSNSLRSHIPPQIVNFDKLQVFDVSSNDFFGNIPSFLMSMSSLHSLNLASNHLSGNLSVNMACSSSLTFVDISHNLLVGKLPACLGSMSSKATVLYSGNCLSTKRLNNQQHPSSFCKREGALAVKPPAKKLQNESKSGAKLGLVIGIIGGAVVIAGLLVFLIVFIFRKSNGERSNHKMDKSVANKYSATASPRPNGTRHIPQAMKQATLGLPPYRIFTSEEIEDSTNNFDPSNLIEEGSQGQLYKGWLRDGSVVLVNCIKIRQKGLPHSITQQIEVLSNLRHRHMVSVLGHCIITEQDHPLPTSTVFIVFEHISNVSLRDQLADGRKREMLKWPQRMAMSIGIARGVQFLHTGVAPGIYGNNLKIQNILLDDSLNTKVSRYSIPLPSKSAHNEHTATNHIGSTNNAEKEDIYQLGVILLEVITGKQIASPSEIEEMKDELENGSSEATSVLKSVIDPSLRGTYAYESMKTAVQITINCLSKVSSQRPSIEDVLWNLQYSMQVQESWTSSGNLSTKF comes from the exons ATGAAGAACCTGAGGGCTTGTTTCCCTTACCTGTTTCCTGCAATCATTCTTGTTCTGGTTACTCCTTCCTCGGTTGCTCAGCTATCACCAAGTGAGAATAGAATTCTATTCCAAGTTCAGAAGCTTCTTGAATATCCTCAAGCTCTTCAAGGTTGGACAAGATGGACCAACTTGTGCTTCCTCCCTCCCTCTTCTTCCCTCAAGATAGTTTGCTCAAATGGTCATGTGACAGAACTAACAATCATTGGAAACAAGACCTCCCCATCTTCACACACTCCCAAGGCAGGTTCCTGGACTTCCCTTCAAACACTTTCAGGAAAATTCTCCATCGATTCTTTCTTCACTGTCATGACAAAGCTTTCAAATTTGAAGGTGTTGTCCTTAGTGTCCTTGGGTTTGTGGGGCCCTTTACCATCCAAAATCAACAGGTTTTTGTCTTTGGAAATGCTAAACATTAGCTCAAATTTAATTTATGGGGAAATTCCATCATCTATATCCTCAATGATGAATCTAAGGAGTCTTGTTTTGGCTAATAATCTCTTCAATGGAAGTGTCCCTGATCTCCAAAGTTTAACTTCTCTTGAAGAGCTCAACTTGGGAGGTAACAAACTGGGTCCAGAATTCCCTTCAGTCGGAAAGAATCTTGTCACTATTATCTTGAGAAGTAATTCACTGAGATCTCATATTCCTCCACAAATTGTGAACTTTGACAAACTTCAGGTATTTGATGTCTCTTCCAATGACTTTTTTGGAAACATCCCGTCCTTTTTGATGTCTATGTCTTCCCTTCATTCCCTAAACTTGGCCTCAAACCATCTAAGTGGGAACCTCTCAGTGAATATGGCATGCAGTTCTTCACTAACATTTGTGGATATCTCACATAACCTTCTGGTAGGAAAATTGCCAGCCTGCCTTGGCTCAATGTCTTCAAAGGCCACAGTACTGTATTCTGGAAATTGTTTGTCAACCAAAAGGTTAAATAATCAACAACATCCCTCTTCTTTTTGCAAGAGAGAGGGAGCTTTGGCTGTTAAGCCTCCAGCTAAAAAGCTGCAGAATGAATCAAAGTCGGGTGCCAAACTAGGCCTAGTGATTGGAATAATTGGAGGAGCTGTAGTAATTGCTGGACTTCTGGTTTTTCTAATTGTGTTCATCTTTAGAAAGTccaatggagaaagatcaaatCATAAAATGGACAAATCTGTTGCAAATAAATATTCTGCCACTGCATCTCCAAGACCAAATGGTACAA GACATATTCCTCAGGCAATGAAGCAAGCTACACTTGGACTGCCACCATACCGTATTTTCACATCAGAGGAAATTGAAGATTCAACAAATAACTTTGACCCATCAAATTTAATAGAAGAGGGATCACAGGGACAG CTATATAAAGGTTGGCTCAGAGATGGTTCAGTGGTCCTAGTTAATTGTATTAAAATAAGGCAGAAAGGTCTCCCCCACAGCATCACGCAGCAAATAGAGGTATTATCCAATTTGAGGCACAGGCATATGGTCAGTGTTCTAGGACACTGTATCATTACTGAACAGGATCATCCCCTACCAACAAGCACAGTCTTCATCGTATTTGAGCACATCTCAAATGTGTCATTGAGGGATCAACTTGCAG ATGGGAGGAAGAGGGAAATGCTGAAATGGCCACAAAGAATGGCAATGAGCATAGGCATTGCAAGAGGAGTCCAGTTCTTACACACAGGAGTTGCTCCTGGCATATATGGCAACAATTTAAAGATTCAGAACATTCTGTTGGATGATAGTCTCAATACAAAAGTCAGTAGATACAGCATTCCATTGCCATCCAAG AGTGCACATAATGAACACACTGCCACCAATCATATTGGCAG CACAAATAAtgcagaaaaagaagatatcTATCAGCTGGGTGTTATTCTTCTTGAAGTTATCACTGGCAAACAAATTGCTTCACCAAGTGAAATAGAGGAGATGAAGGATGAG CTGGAGAATGGTTCATCAGAAGCAACATCAGTTCTTAAAAGTGTAATTGATCCTTCACTGCGGGGAACTTATGCATATGAATCAATGAAGACTGCAGTTCAGATTACCATCAACTGTCTCTCCAAGGTTTCTAGCCAGCGTCCTTCAATAGAGGATGTTCTTTGGAATTTACAATACTCAATGCAAGTTCAAGAGTCATGGACCAGCAGCGGAAACCTCAGCACAAAATTCTAA
- the LOC137806607 gene encoding ubiquitin-conjugating enzyme E2 2 isoform X1, whose translation MSTPARKRLMRDFKRLQQDPPAGISGAPQDNNIMLWNAVIFGPDDTPWDGGTFKLTLQFTEDYPNKPPTVRFVSRMFHPNIYADGSICLDILQNQWSPIYDVAAILTSIQSLLCDPNPNSPANSEAARMFSENKREYNRRVREIVEQSWTAD comes from the exons ATGTCGACTCCGGCGAGGAAGAGACTGATGAGGGATTTTAAAAGATTGCAACAAGATCCTCCTGCTGGCATCAGTGGGGCTCCCCAAGACAATAATATTATGCTTTGGAATGCTGTTATATTTGG ACCAGATGACACCCCTTGGGATGGAG GTACGTTTAAGTTGACACTTCAATTTACAGAAGATTATCCTAATAAGCCACCTACTGTGCGCTttgtttctagaatgtttcatcCGAACA TTTATGCGGATGGAAGTATATGCTTGGACATTTTGCAAAATCAGTGGAGTCCGATCTATGATGTAGCTGCAATTCTTACCTCAATCCAG TCATTGCTGTGTGATCCAAATCCTAATTCTCCTGCAAATTCTGAAGCTGCTCGGATGTTCAGTGAGAACAAGCGTGAGTACAACAGAAGAGTTCGTGAGATTGTTGAGCAGAGTTGGACTGCTGATTAA
- the LOC137806607 gene encoding ubiquitin-conjugating enzyme E2 2 isoform X2, whose translation MSTPARKRLMRDFKRLQQDPPAGISGAPQDNNIMLWNAVIFGPDDTPWDGVYADGSICLDILQNQWSPIYDVAAILTSIQSLLCDPNPNSPANSEAARMFSENKREYNRRVREIVEQSWTAD comes from the exons ATGTCGACTCCGGCGAGGAAGAGACTGATGAGGGATTTTAAAAGATTGCAACAAGATCCTCCTGCTGGCATCAGTGGGGCTCCCCAAGACAATAATATTATGCTTTGGAATGCTGTTATATTTGG ACCAGATGACACCCCTTGGGATGGAG TTTATGCGGATGGAAGTATATGCTTGGACATTTTGCAAAATCAGTGGAGTCCGATCTATGATGTAGCTGCAATTCTTACCTCAATCCAG TCATTGCTGTGTGATCCAAATCCTAATTCTCCTGCAAATTCTGAAGCTGCTCGGATGTTCAGTGAGAACAAGCGTGAGTACAACAGAAGAGTTCGTGAGATTGTTGAGCAGAGTTGGACTGCTGATTAA